The following coding sequences lie in one Planctomicrobium piriforme genomic window:
- the purN gene encoding phosphoribosylglycinamide formyltransferase: MTNSSSPPVPLRLAVLISGGGTTLVNLQQQILDGQLHATVVSVVANRTCRGIDRAQELGLEPELFLRKSFPSLETYSAALFERFRERQVDLVVLGGFLARILIPDDFENRVMNIHPALIPAFCGQGMYGHHVHEAVIARGCKVSGCTVHFCDNNYDEGPIILQRTVPVLDNDDADSLAARVFEAECQAYPEAIRLFAERRLKVTNGRVTVLNDLP; encoded by the coding sequence ATGACGAACAGCAGTTCCCCACCCGTTCCCTTGCGACTGGCCGTCCTGATCTCAGGCGGCGGGACCACGCTCGTCAATCTGCAACAGCAGATCCTCGATGGCCAGCTTCATGCCACGGTTGTCTCGGTCGTCGCGAACCGCACTTGCCGAGGCATTGACCGCGCGCAGGAACTCGGGCTGGAGCCGGAGTTGTTCCTGCGAAAATCGTTTCCAAGTCTGGAAACGTATAGCGCTGCCCTCTTCGAACGCTTTCGCGAACGGCAGGTTGACCTCGTGGTCCTCGGCGGATTTCTCGCCCGGATTCTCATCCCCGACGATTTCGAGAATCGGGTGATGAACATTCACCCCGCTCTCATCCCCGCTTTTTGCGGACAGGGGATGTACGGGCACCACGTTCACGAGGCGGTCATCGCCCGCGGCTGCAAAGTCTCAGGCTGCACTGTGCATTTCTGTGACAACAACTACGACGAGGGACCAATCATTCTGCAGCGGACGGTTCCGGTTCTCGACAACGACGACGCCGACAGTCTCGCCGCTCGCGTCTTCGAAGCGGAATGCCAGGCCTACCCGGAAGCGATTCGGCTTTTTGCCGAAAGGCGACTGAAGGTCACCAATGGTCGCGTGACAGTGCTGAACGATCTGCCCTGA
- a CDS encoding polyprenyl synthetase family protein: protein MAQLRNVTELLERTQAILGDALLDVERQFDDELASSNPYICDILEHTRRFRGKRLRPLLCLLVAKAVGDIEREHLILAAVVEMIHTATLVHDDVLDEAAVRRHVATVNVRWNNQTSVLYGDFLFTHAFHLAASTGSADACRLIGRATNRVCEGELMQTRNRGNLSLTEEEYFSIIDGKTAELCAVSCEIGARYAGGSDAVVEAMERYGRNLGLAFQIADDVLDLTGLESSIGKTLGTDLEQQKLTLPIIRLLQLCPAEQREQLLLQLEDSSESACREVLRQARELGAVEDSLATARRCASEARQALEILPASPARELLMLLPTMSIDRSC from the coding sequence ATGGCCCAATTACGCAACGTCACGGAACTTCTGGAACGCACACAGGCGATCCTGGGAGATGCTCTGCTCGACGTCGAACGCCAGTTCGATGACGAACTCGCCTCCAGCAATCCGTACATTTGCGATATTCTCGAACACACCCGGCGCTTTCGCGGGAAGCGATTGCGGCCCCTGCTGTGCCTGCTGGTCGCCAAGGCGGTCGGCGACATCGAGCGCGAACACCTGATCCTCGCCGCCGTCGTCGAGATGATCCATACCGCAACTCTGGTTCACGATGACGTCCTCGACGAAGCCGCCGTCCGCCGGCACGTCGCGACTGTGAATGTCCGCTGGAACAACCAGACCAGCGTGCTGTATGGAGACTTTCTCTTCACGCATGCCTTTCACCTCGCCGCCAGCACCGGCAGCGCGGACGCCTGCCGTCTGATCGGTCGTGCAACCAACCGTGTCTGCGAAGGGGAACTCATGCAGACCCGTAATCGCGGGAATCTATCGCTGACCGAAGAAGAGTACTTTTCGATCATTGACGGCAAGACGGCCGAACTCTGTGCGGTTTCGTGCGAAATTGGGGCCCGCTATGCCGGCGGCAGCGATGCGGTCGTCGAGGCGATGGAACGGTACGGCCGCAACCTGGGTCTGGCATTCCAGATCGCGGATGATGTCCTCGATCTGACGGGACTGGAATCGTCGATCGGAAAAACGCTGGGCACCGATCTTGAGCAGCAGAAGCTGACGCTGCCCATCATTCGGCTGCTGCAACTGTGCCCTGCCGAGCAGCGCGAACAACTTTTGCTGCAGCTCGAAGACTCGTCCGAGTCCGCCTGTCGCGAGGTTTTGCGACAAGCCAGGGAACTTGGAGCAGTGGAAGATTCTTTGGCGACGGCCCGGCGTTGTGCCAGCGAAGCGCGACAGGCATTGGAGATCCTCCCAGCCTCGCCCGCCCGGGAACTGTTGATGCTGCTGCCGACGATGTCGATCGATCGCAGTTGCTAG
- the moaC gene encoding cyclic pyranopterin monophosphate synthase MoaC, with protein MTDLTHFDATGAPRMVDVGSKEVTSRLARAGACVVMQPETLTRIRQGQISKGDVLAVARLAGIMAAKRTDELIPLCHTLGLDSVDVRFEFEGDNQVLIEACVKVQSRTGVEMEALTAVSVAALTIYDMCKSVDRTMEVAHIQLLEKSGGKSGHFLREESSQGAVSTHR; from the coding sequence ATGACCGACCTCACCCATTTCGACGCAACCGGAGCGCCGCGGATGGTGGATGTCGGCTCAAAAGAAGTGACGAGCAGACTGGCTCGGGCCGGCGCCTGCGTCGTCATGCAACCGGAAACGCTGACGCGAATCCGGCAAGGACAGATTTCCAAAGGAGATGTACTGGCCGTGGCCCGACTGGCGGGCATCATGGCGGCGAAACGGACCGACGAGTTGATTCCCTTGTGCCACACCCTGGGACTCGACAGCGTGGACGTTCGTTTTGAGTTCGAGGGCGACAATCAGGTGCTGATTGAAGCCTGTGTGAAAGTGCAGTCGCGGACCGGCGTGGAGATGGAAGCGCTCACGGCCGTGTCGGTGGCGGCACTGACAATTTACGATATGTGCAAATCCGTCGACCGGACGATGGAAGTCGCCCACATTCAACTATTGGAAAAGAGCGGAGGGAAAAGTGGCCATTTTCTCCGTGAAGAGAGCTCACAAGGTGCGGTTTCGACTCATCGCTGA
- a CDS encoding ArnT family glycosyltransferase: MRNFAESPQFAASGPSQKKVSLAARWAITGLFVIHLALAGFLAWHQSPTQDEVAHLPAGLCVWRFGRTDLYLVNPPLVRAWAAIPLLFVDHAENWTHDVPHSPRRCEWDVGADFVAANGERSLWLYTLARWMCLPISVVGLWVCWRWGSELCGEYGGLLAAALWCFSPNLLSHGALITSDVAATAFGLLAAWRYSHWLDQSNWKNALLAGPALGLALLAKTYWIILPPLWLLLGSVELWRTRVPRRRRAMALQLIIVLALGLHLLNMGYGYQGTGRRLDQYDFFSKLLSGSARSLEFDAPGNRFRGHWVGEVPVPFPRDYVRGIDIQQQDLDREHWSYLLGEYRQSGWWYYYLVGLAVKVPLGTWCLVLLGIVASQRHPDSSSRWRSLCPLWTSTLILFVLVSAETGMNRHVRYVFPVLPLLYLTAAQAVSLNQKWLVALPLAGVITASLVVYPHSLSFFNFLCGGPTNGSAVLLDSNIDWGQDLIAARNWIRAHPEYRPVTLACLHNFSPEALGIDVPDTPPGRLTAGWHLISVHLLNDPHGTFAVYRNRVPVDRIGFSFNIYHVPDPVD; the protein is encoded by the coding sequence GTGCGAAATTTCGCCGAATCTCCTCAGTTTGCCGCTTCAGGGCCGTCACAGAAGAAGGTCTCACTCGCCGCCCGATGGGCGATTACTGGACTCTTTGTGATTCACCTGGCCCTGGCCGGATTCCTGGCATGGCATCAATCTCCCACGCAGGATGAAGTGGCGCATCTGCCTGCGGGATTGTGCGTCTGGAGGTTCGGCCGCACCGATCTGTATCTGGTGAACCCGCCGCTGGTGAGAGCCTGGGCGGCGATTCCGTTGCTGTTCGTCGATCATGCCGAGAACTGGACGCACGACGTACCGCACAGTCCGCGCCGCTGCGAATGGGACGTGGGAGCCGACTTTGTGGCGGCCAATGGGGAACGCTCGCTGTGGCTCTACACGCTCGCCCGCTGGATGTGCCTGCCGATCTCGGTGGTCGGGCTCTGGGTCTGCTGGCGCTGGGGCTCTGAACTGTGCGGCGAATACGGCGGACTGCTCGCCGCCGCGCTGTGGTGTTTCTCCCCCAATCTGCTGTCACATGGGGCGTTGATCACCAGTGATGTCGCCGCGACGGCCTTTGGTCTGCTCGCCGCCTGGCGTTATTCCCATTGGCTCGACCAATCAAACTGGAAGAACGCACTCCTCGCCGGCCCGGCGCTCGGACTGGCACTGCTCGCGAAAACCTACTGGATCATCCTGCCGCCGTTGTGGCTGTTGCTCGGCAGTGTGGAGTTGTGGAGGACACGCGTGCCTCGTCGCCGCCGGGCGATGGCTCTACAGCTCATTATTGTGTTGGCGCTCGGGCTGCATCTGCTGAATATGGGCTACGGCTATCAGGGAACCGGCCGTCGTCTCGATCAATACGACTTCTTCAGCAAACTGCTTTCCGGCAGTGCGCGTTCCCTCGAATTCGACGCGCCGGGGAATCGGTTTCGTGGGCACTGGGTTGGAGAGGTCCCCGTCCCATTTCCTCGGGACTACGTCCGAGGGATCGATATTCAGCAGCAGGATCTCGACCGCGAACACTGGAGCTACTTACTCGGTGAGTACCGCCAATCCGGCTGGTGGTACTACTACCTCGTGGGCCTGGCAGTCAAAGTTCCACTGGGAACCTGGTGTCTGGTGCTGCTGGGAATCGTCGCCAGCCAGCGTCACCCGGATTCATCGTCGCGGTGGCGATCATTGTGCCCGTTATGGACATCGACTCTGATTCTCTTCGTGCTGGTCAGCGCCGAGACAGGCATGAATCGACATGTCCGCTATGTCTTTCCAGTCCTGCCGCTGCTGTACCTCACCGCTGCACAAGCGGTCTCTCTAAATCAAAAATGGCTGGTCGCGTTGCCGCTGGCTGGCGTCATTACGGCGAGCCTGGTGGTGTACCCGCACAGTTTGAGTTTTTTCAATTTCCTGTGCGGGGGGCCGACCAACGGCAGCGCCGTCTTGCTGGACTCAAATATCGATTGGGGACAAGACCTGATTGCCGCCAGAAACTGGATTCGTGCTCACCCTGAATACCGGCCGGTCACGCTGGCCTGTCTGCACAATTTTTCGCCGGAAGCGCTGGGAATTGACGTGCCGGACACGCCGCCAGGACGCTTGACCGCCGGCTGGCATCTCATCAGCGTTCACTTATTGAACGACCCCCACGGAACCTTCGCCGTTTACCGAAATCGGGTTCCAGTTGACCGTATCGGATTTTCGTTCAATATCTATCATGTACCAGACCCGGTCGATTGA
- a CDS encoding thioredoxin-like domain-containing protein has product MSRRFSVSIILTLAAAIAWLAPSRSFPLLAEHPRTGNSPIAAQPLAANQTENPFPGRFPAPSFDGGTEWLNTSGPISLQDLRGKIVILDFWTYCCINCMHILPDLKYLEQKYPNELVVIGVHSAKFDNEKESENIREAIMRYEIAHPVVNDSEMTIARKYQFSSWPTLVLIDPEGNFVGRQPGEGNRELFDEVIGKMVAYHRAKGTLDEKPVKFNLEREKVEPTPLRFPGKVLADEAGGRLFITDSNHNRIVISSFTGQLLDIIGTGAIGAKDGGYAEASFDHPQGVALVKNDLYVADTENHLIRKIDLKKKQVATLAGTGVQSHVRPTFGGGGTMRKTALNSPWSIVELKDHLYVAMAGPHQLWRHHLGSDSIVPFVGSGREDIIDGPLRESALAQPSDIVTDGQVLYHVDSEGSAVRRDDVGPRAHVSTVVGPHDIPQGQSLFAFGDIDGVGDAVRLQHPIGLAIHNGSLYVADTYNDKIKKVDPVARTAVTWLGTGERGKGLEPVELFEPSGIAIAGNTMYIADTNNHRILATDLTTKKTREFVVNGLTPPTPPKTTEEEPYAGKTDDLPSSTVSGAGPLTVQVNFELPFEHELNQLAPLSYKVTVNGSQSVIDPEVIGKRKRAEADKTSATFTIPLTGKAGTTEVTLTVNYQYCKHGTGGVCRFATQQWKLPLTVASQGTDRITLTAKP; this is encoded by the coding sequence ATGTCGCGCCGATTCTCCGTCAGCATTATCCTGACTCTCGCGGCGGCGATCGCCTGGTTGGCCCCCAGCCGATCCTTCCCGTTGCTTGCTGAACATCCGCGAACCGGAAATTCCCCCATCGCTGCGCAGCCGCTCGCTGCCAATCAGACGGAAAACCCCTTCCCCGGCCGGTTCCCTGCTCCCAGCTTTGATGGCGGTACGGAATGGCTGAATACCTCGGGGCCGATCTCTCTGCAGGACTTGCGGGGCAAGATCGTCATCCTCGACTTCTGGACGTACTGCTGCATCAACTGCATGCACATCCTCCCGGATCTGAAATATCTCGAACAGAAGTATCCCAACGAACTCGTTGTGATCGGCGTGCACTCGGCGAAGTTCGATAATGAAAAAGAGTCGGAGAATATTCGCGAAGCGATCATGCGGTATGAGATCGCGCATCCGGTGGTCAACGACTCTGAGATGACCATCGCCCGCAAGTATCAGTTCAGCAGTTGGCCGACGCTGGTGCTGATTGATCCAGAAGGAAACTTTGTCGGACGCCAGCCCGGCGAAGGGAACCGCGAGCTGTTCGACGAAGTGATCGGCAAAATGGTGGCCTACCATCGCGCCAAGGGAACGCTCGACGAGAAGCCGGTCAAATTCAATCTCGAACGTGAAAAAGTCGAACCGACGCCGCTGCGCTTTCCCGGCAAGGTGCTGGCCGATGAAGCAGGGGGGCGGCTGTTCATCACAGACAGCAATCACAACCGCATCGTGATCAGCTCATTTACAGGGCAACTGCTCGACATCATCGGCACAGGCGCGATCGGCGCGAAAGACGGTGGTTATGCCGAAGCCTCGTTCGACCACCCGCAAGGGGTCGCACTGGTGAAAAACGACCTGTATGTCGCCGACACCGAGAACCATCTGATCCGCAAAATCGACCTGAAGAAGAAACAAGTAGCGACCTTGGCCGGGACCGGCGTACAGTCGCATGTGCGACCGACATTCGGCGGCGGCGGCACCATGCGGAAGACCGCTCTCAACAGCCCTTGGTCGATTGTCGAACTCAAAGATCACTTGTACGTCGCGATGGCCGGCCCGCATCAGCTCTGGCGGCATCACCTCGGCTCGGACTCGATCGTGCCCTTTGTCGGCAGCGGACGCGAAGACATCATCGATGGGCCGCTCCGCGAATCGGCACTGGCGCAGCCGTCTGACATCGTGACCGATGGCCAGGTGCTCTACCACGTCGACAGCGAAGGTTCGGCCGTGCGGCGGGATGATGTCGGCCCCCGGGCTCATGTTTCGACCGTCGTCGGCCCGCATGACATTCCGCAGGGGCAGTCGCTGTTCGCATTTGGGGATATTGACGGAGTGGGAGACGCCGTGCGATTGCAGCATCCCATTGGCCTGGCGATTCACAACGGCAGCCTGTACGTCGCGGACACCTATAACGACAAGATCAAGAAGGTCGATCCGGTCGCCCGCACCGCCGTCACCTGGCTCGGGACTGGCGAGCGGGGGAAAGGTCTGGAACCGGTCGAACTCTTCGAACCGTCCGGAATCGCAATTGCCGGCAACACGATGTACATCGCCGATACGAACAATCACCGGATCCTGGCGACCGACCTGACGACCAAGAAGACGCGGGAGTTCGTTGTGAACGGCCTGACGCCGCCGACTCCTCCCAAGACGACGGAAGAAGAACCCTACGCCGGGAAGACCGACGACCTCCCTTCCAGCACGGTCTCAGGAGCAGGCCCGTTGACGGTTCAGGTGAACTTCGAACTGCCGTTCGAACACGAACTCAATCAGCTCGCTCCGTTGAGCTACAAGGTCACTGTGAACGGCAGCCAGTCGGTGATCGACCCGGAGGTGATTGGCAAGCGAAAACGAGCTGAAGCAGACAAGACATCAGCCACCTTCACCATCCCTCTGACGGGAAAAGCCGGCACAACGGAAGTGACGCTGACGGTGAACTACCAGTACTGCAAGCACGGCACCGGCGGAGTCTGTCGCTTCGCCACCCAGCAATGGAAACTCCCGCTGACAGTTGCGAGCCAGGGAACCGACCGGATCACGTTGACGGCGAAGCCGTGA
- a CDS encoding addiction module protein produces the protein MSSSEVPEIRSDLLSTSSSLSEEEWRVELVRRRDEYLKNPATGISWDDLKADGNTPDC, from the coding sequence ATGAGTTCGAGTGAAGTGCCTGAAATTCGGTCGGATCTGTTGAGTACGTCGTCGTCCCTGTCGGAAGAGGAATGGCGGGTCGAACTGGTCAGACGCCGAGACGAATATCTCAAGAATCCTGCAACCGGGATTTCCTGGGATGATCTTAAAGCGGATGGCAATACGCCGGATTGTTGA
- the prfB gene encoding peptide chain release factor 2 (programmed frameshift): MDSEIRTSAQSLTDRIVLLKDSLDYDVKLRRIREIDELMSRPNFWDHQEKAQTLISELRRLNSVMKPLQELSSGTDDLGVLMEFADEDGSPETLAEVRTTLDGLLKKLDATELQTSMKNPEDAGNAYMTIQAGEGGTDSADFAAMLMRMYLRWCENNGYKVEEIDKSEGEEAGIRNVTLHIQGDYAFGYLKGETGNHRLIRISPFDSAGRRHTAFAAVDVTPDLGDAADIEVDWEDNKVVREDVFRAGGAGGQKVNKTSSAIRLTHLPSGVVVQCQNERSQHQNRALARKMLVAKLYQIAQEKEEASNAARRGEKSKIGFGGQTIRHYVLQPQQFVKDDRSDLKQSNPLEVLDGALDPFLEAYLRWSIAK; the protein is encoded by the exons ATGGATAGCGAAATCCGCACAAGCGCACAGTCACTCACCGATCGCATCGTCCTGTTAAAGGACTCTCTT GACTACGACGTCAAGCTGCGACGCATTCGGGAAATTGACGAACTGATGTCGAGGCCGAACTTCTGGGATCACCAGGAGAAAGCCCAGACTTTGATTAGTGAACTGCGCCGTCTGAACTCGGTCATGAAGCCGCTGCAGGAACTTTCCAGCGGTACCGATGACCTCGGCGTGCTGATGGAGTTCGCGGACGAAGACGGCTCGCCTGAGACGCTGGCGGAAGTCCGCACGACGCTCGACGGCCTGCTGAAAAAGCTCGACGCCACCGAGTTGCAGACGAGCATGAAGAACCCGGAAGATGCCGGGAACGCCTACATGACGATCCAGGCGGGAGAAGGGGGGACCGACTCCGCCGACTTTGCCGCCATGCTGATGCGGATGTATCTCCGCTGGTGTGAAAACAACGGCTACAAGGTCGAAGAAATCGACAAGTCGGAAGGGGAAGAGGCCGGCATTCGCAATGTCACCCTGCACATTCAGGGGGACTATGCCTTCGGATACTTGAAGGGGGAAACCGGCAACCATCGCCTGATCCGTATCAGCCCGTTCGATTCCGCCGGTCGTCGTCATACGGCGTTCGCCGCGGTCGACGTGACGCCGGATTTGGGCGACGCGGCCGACATTGAAGTCGACTGGGAAGACAACAAAGTGGTCCGCGAAGACGTGTTTCGCGCTGGCGGGGCCGGGGGCCAGAAGGTCAATAAAACCAGCTCGGCCATTCGGCTCACCCACCTGCCCAGCGGCGTCGTGGTGCAGTGTCAGAACGAACGCAGCCAACATCAGAATCGCGCGCTTGCGAGGAAAATGCTGGTGGCGAAGCTCTATCAGATCGCCCAGGAAAAAGAAGAAGCGTCGAACGCCGCCAGGCGCGGCGAGAAATCGAAGATCGGCTTCGGCGGGCAGACGATCCGGCACTACGTCCTTCAACCGCAACAGTTCGTCAAAGACGACCGCTCCGACCTCAAGCAGAGCAATCCGCTGGAAGTGCTGGATGGGGCGCTCGATCCGTTTCTTGAAGCGTACCTGCGGTGGAGTATTGCGAAGTAA
- a CDS encoding DUF447 domain-containing protein, producing MVEGLRFESDLASSLKPERPVIVEGICTTRNADGTFNVAPMGPIVDPSLTSFLFRPFQSSTTFANLQATGCGVFHITDDVQLIAQAAVGKVDPRPEMFAAHSIDGAVLADCCRWYEFRVTSVDASASRTEIQTEVVHVGRVRDFFGFNRAKHAVLEAAILATRLHLLTPDDVNAQLERLKVMVEKTAGPKEQAAFEFLQQRIAGVLSQASVSP from the coding sequence ATGGTTGAAGGTTTAAGGTTCGAAAGCGACCTTGCCTCAAGCCTCAAGCCTGAACGCCCTGTGATTGTCGAAGGGATCTGCACGACCAGAAATGCGGACGGCACGTTCAACGTCGCGCCGATGGGGCCGATTGTTGACCCGTCGCTGACCTCTTTCCTGTTCCGGCCGTTTCAATCGTCGACGACGTTCGCCAATCTCCAGGCGACCGGGTGCGGGGTGTTTCACATCACCGACGATGTGCAGCTCATTGCACAAGCGGCGGTGGGCAAGGTTGATCCGCGGCCGGAGATGTTTGCGGCCCATTCAATCGACGGGGCGGTGCTTGCCGACTGCTGTCGGTGGTATGAGTTTCGAGTGACCTCGGTTGATGCGTCCGCGTCGCGGACGGAGATTCAGACGGAGGTCGTCCATGTCGGGCGTGTGCGTGACTTCTTCGGATTCAATCGCGCGAAGCATGCGGTGCTGGAAGCGGCGATTCTGGCGACGCGGCTGCACCTGCTGACGCCTGACGACGTGAATGCTCAGCTTGAGCGCCTGAAGGTCATGGTCGAGAAGACGGCTGGGCCGAAGGAACAGGCGGCTTTTGAATTTCTGCAACAGCGCATCGCAGGGGTCTTGAGTCAGGCGAGCGTCTCGCCGTAG
- a CDS encoding glycoside hydrolase family 88 protein has product MCMLKGKNVILPRPLLICICVALLLVGTNSVALAQTDAVPGWSDGRVFELGRTDAGTSLKALCSANALDPTVDSPLVVIAFRSTGEVSTQQVLALKKLLGTVVHSELRLVIVAIDPAAKFPPQGSAYNTTDERAAAALWRSLAWLGVDAVVEVTPDANADWPKDCLAQAVRTKSIAGVGTLPSARISAKLLELPLEKWSVSEKTETQIEKVLPYLSGLQRSPIREEFNRRRQRTPQQVAKELTAVYGHELKSIMYQPALAIVARRQFAELQQDPTVELDVAKVLYPYLAKAAAADLPKPDANGSVVSGHLVFADWALHTKDQRAVRLVTRAADVGFDPNGRPLPAMPSHNEMSDAVFMGCPILTSAARLSGEMKYLDLMRSHLAFMQKLCVRPDGLYRHSPLCEAAWGRGNGFPILGLVLALTNLQAMRDDATATPELRAAASQAFDDVQPDFQKHAAALLPHQDETGMWRQVIDKPSAYREVTATCMIGFALQRGIRSGWLDAAQFQPAADRAWQAMLPRIGSDGVLIDVCTGTGKQKSLQDYYDRAAILDRDERGGAMALLFAVERCR; this is encoded by the coding sequence ATGTGTATGCTGAAGGGGAAGAACGTGATCCTGCCGCGCCCGCTGCTGATTTGCATCTGTGTTGCACTGCTGCTGGTCGGAACGAATTCCGTCGCCCTCGCACAAACGGATGCCGTCCCCGGATGGTCTGATGGCAGAGTCTTCGAACTCGGCAGAACCGATGCCGGAACGTCGCTCAAGGCGCTCTGCTCGGCGAATGCGCTCGATCCCACGGTTGACTCCCCGTTGGTGGTGATCGCATTTCGCAGCACCGGCGAGGTTTCCACCCAACAGGTGTTGGCATTGAAGAAGCTGCTGGGAACCGTTGTTCATTCCGAATTGCGATTGGTCATAGTCGCAATTGATCCTGCCGCAAAATTTCCGCCGCAAGGTTCTGCCTACAACACGACTGATGAAAGAGCAGCGGCGGCACTCTGGCGCAGCCTTGCTTGGCTCGGGGTGGATGCCGTCGTTGAAGTGACGCCCGACGCGAATGCAGACTGGCCGAAGGATTGCCTGGCTCAGGCCGTTCGCACGAAGAGCATCGCTGGGGTGGGGACGCTGCCTTCCGCTCGCATCAGTGCGAAGCTGTTGGAGCTTCCTCTCGAAAAGTGGTCGGTCAGCGAAAAGACAGAAACACAGATCGAAAAAGTTCTGCCGTATCTGTCCGGTCTACAACGCTCGCCCATTCGTGAAGAATTCAACCGTCGTCGCCAACGGACTCCGCAACAAGTCGCAAAAGAACTGACCGCTGTTTACGGACACGAACTCAAGTCCATTATGTACCAGCCTGCCCTGGCGATCGTCGCGCGACGGCAGTTTGCGGAGCTGCAACAGGACCCGACCGTCGAATTGGACGTTGCGAAAGTTCTTTATCCGTATCTCGCCAAAGCCGCAGCCGCTGACCTTCCTAAACCGGATGCCAATGGCAGCGTTGTCTCCGGGCATCTGGTCTTCGCCGACTGGGCGCTACATACGAAAGACCAGCGTGCGGTGAGACTGGTCACTCGGGCAGCGGATGTCGGCTTCGATCCCAATGGTCGCCCTCTCCCTGCCATGCCCTCGCACAATGAGATGAGCGATGCGGTCTTTATGGGGTGTCCGATTCTCACCTCGGCCGCACGCCTGTCCGGGGAAATGAAATATCTCGACCTGATGCGCTCGCATCTCGCGTTCATGCAGAAACTGTGCGTCCGCCCTGACGGCCTGTACCGCCATTCGCCGTTGTGTGAAGCCGCCTGGGGGCGCGGCAATGGATTCCCGATACTGGGCCTGGTGCTCGCGCTCACAAACCTGCAGGCGATGCGTGACGATGCCACTGCCACGCCCGAACTGCGAGCAGCCGCCAGTCAGGCATTTGATGACGTGCAGCCTGACTTTCAAAAACATGCCGCAGCGCTGTTGCCGCATCAGGATGAGACCGGGATGTGGCGACAGGTGATCGACAAACCATCGGCTTATCGCGAAGTGACCGCCACCTGCATGATTGGCTTCGCACTCCAACGCGGCATCCGCTCCGGCTGGCTCGACGCGGCGCAATTTCAGCCGGCCGCCGACCGTGCGTGGCAGGCGATGCTGCCGCGGATTGGCTCGGACGGCGTGTTGATCGACGTCTGCACCGGCACCGGGAAACAGAAGTCGCTACAAGACTACTACGACCGCGCCGCCATTCTGGACCGTGACGAACGGGGGGGCGCGATGGCACTGCTGTTTGCCGTCGAACGCTGCCGGTAA